A segment of the Oceanotoga teriensis genome:
AACCATAGAAATAAAAATAAAATACATAATTCTTTTTTGTGACATAAAATCTACTCCTTTTATTAAAAAAATATCAAATACAATTATAATAATTTATTGTAAATTAAACAATTACTAAAAATAAACATTGTTTTTTAAAATATAAATGGTATAATAACTTAGTAAGCTGGCACGTTGTCAGCTTACTTTTTATGTATTTCAAAAAATTTATAATTAATTATATTAAAATTCAAAAAAATTTGATATTATATTTTATTGAGGGGGGTGTACTTTTGAATACATCGATAAACTTAGATAATAATCAGAAAATTACAATCAAAAAACTTCTATTGAATTACTTTAAAAATGAAAAAATAAATAAAATAACTTTTAGAAAAGAAATTGTATACTTAAAATCTTCTGAAAAAAATCTAAAAATAATCATAAAAAACTTAGAAGAATACAATTGTGATTACTACTTAAAAATAAAAAATAATTGGGAATTACAAAAAAATATCAATCTCTTAGATTCAAAAAGAAATAAACACAAAAAAGGAGCTTTAAATTTAAATAAAATGGACATTGAGAGACTAAAAAGAGGTGTTTCAAGATATATCAAAGCTAAATCAAATTTCTTAAAAAGAAAAGAATTCATAATTGAAATATCAAATAATCAAATAAATATAGACTTTTATTTAGATGATTATTTTATTATAGAAGTATTGGACCAAGAATTAAAATCATGTATATTATACATAAATGATAAAAAAGAATCCGAAGGGGATTTTGATCATATAATGTTTAATTTAGATATTTACTTTTCCAAAAAATACTTTTCTGATGAATTAATATAAAAAATTCAACTTCAAAAAAACAGTGGATTCCATTAAGAATCCACCTTTTTTAATTAAATATAATATGTTAAAATATATTATATTATAAAAGATAAAAAGAGGTGAAAATATTGAAAATAGAATCATATGAAACTGGACCAATTGGAACAAATGCTTATATAATAGATGAAAAAATAATAATAGATCCTGGATATGGAATATCAAATTATATAAACAAAGAAAAAGAATATGATGTTTGGCTTACACATGCTCATTTTGACCATATTAAAGGTATAAAAGAAATAAAAGTGAAAAATCTATATCTTCATCCAAAAGACTATGAACTTTTAAAAGATCCAGAAAAAAATCTTTCAATATATACTAATGAACCTTTTACAATAGACATACCTTATAAAGATATAAGCAATATTACAAGATTTATTCACACTCCTGGACATACTCCTGGTTCCATAATAATAATATTAGAAAATAATTTATTTACAGGAGATACTATATTTTCAGACAGCATAGGAAGAACTGATTTTCCTGGTTCATCATACGAAGATATGGAAAAATCTCTTATAAAAGTAAAAGAATTTTTACAAAAAAACAAAAATATTAAAAATATATATCCAGGTCATATGAACAAAACAACTAGAGAACTTATTTTAGAAACAAATCCATATTTATATTGAGGAGAGATATCATGAGTATTCAATTAATACCTGAAAAAATAGTTTATGGAGGATATGCATTAGCAAAATATGATAATGAAGTATATTTAATAGAAAATGCACTTCCAGGAGAACTAATTGAAATTGAAGTGTATAATAAAAAGAAATCTGTAAATTTTTCAAAAGTAACAAAAATAATAGAACCATCAAAAGATCGTGTCAAATCTGTATGCCCTCACTTTAATAAATGTGGAGGATGTGATCTATTAAATTATCGATATGAAAAACAAATAGAACAAAAAGAAAATATATTAAAAGAACAATTAAGAAGAATAGGTCATCTGAATATAGAAACAGAAAAATTTGAAAAATCCTTTAATAATTTAAATTATAGAAATAAAATGGAATTCACATTCTCAAAAGATGAAAATAATAATATAGTATTAGGATTAAATGAAAAAAAATCTCATAAAATAATAAATATAGAAAAATGTTATATAGCACCAGACTACTTTAATACTATAAGAAATACAGTAAAAGAAGTTGTAAAAGAATTAGATATCCCAATATATGACCCTAAAAAAAGAAAAGGTGTGTTAAAACATTTAGTAATAAAAAAATCTTCAAAAACAAATAAATTAATGATAATAATAGTAACTCATACAGAAACTCTTCCAAAATCAAAAGAATTAAAACATTTATTATTACAAAAATTAAATTTTGACTCTTTAATACATGTAATGAACAGTTCTGATAAAGTAACTTTAAGAGGTCCTTATAAAACTCTTTTTGGAGAAGGAATATTAAAAGAAAATTTTGATGAATTCGAATATCAAATTCCTCCAACTTCATTTTTTCAAATAAATTATGATATAACAGAAAAAATATTACAATATATTTTAGAATATATAAAAACTAAAAACACCTCTAAAGATACTTTATTAGATCTTTATTGTGGTGTAGGCTTATTCAGTCTTTTTTATTCTCCTCTTTTTAAACATGTAACTGGTGTAGAATACTCAAAAAACTCTATAAAAGCTGCTAAATCTAATCTAAATATAAATTCAATAAAGAACATAAACTTTATTGCAGAAGATTCTTTACAATATATAAATCAAAGTATAGAAAAACAAAAAACATTTGATTATATTATAATAGATCCGCCAAGAAGTGGCCTTGGAGTTAAAGCTTCTGAAAAAATGTCTAAAATAACTAAAAAAACTTTAATATATATATCATGTGATCCGTCAACTCTTTCAAGAGATCTTAATATACTCAGTCAAAATGGTTTTAAAGTTGATTCTATAAAAGGGTTTGATATGTTTCCTAATACTCACCATATTGAGACATGCGTACTTTTGTCCCGCAAAAATTAGTAAATATCTCACTGTACTTATAAACAGGAAAATTGAATAAAATAGATTTTAATGACTATTCAAACTTGTTATATGAAAAAATCTCTATTTCTTTGATTGAAGAAATAGAGATTTTTTTCAAGTTCTAAGATGATGTCATATGATTAAGCTTGTATTCGATAAGTTGTGAATTTCCTGTCTATACTTGATTTTATTTCTATTGCAAAATCCTAATTTTAATAAGATTTATGATTAGCTATATGTTAGTTTTTTGAGCATAGCTTTATTCAAAGCTTTTTCCTAGTCGTTTAAATTTGCACTTTCTGATAAAATGGGTACTCCATTGCGTTAAGTGTCGTTATCCTTCTGATTTTTTGAATACCCTGTAAATTAAGATAATTAGCAACTTTATAAAATTTCATATTCTCATTTAAATATTTATCAAAAATAATGCATACTACTTCAGCTTCATCTTACGTATAAAAAGTTGTTTATACGTGAGATAGTAGCCGTAAGAAGCAAAGCCACCATTCCAAAAGCCTTGACGAGCTTTTTCTTTTCGTTAAAGATAAAGTCGATGTAATGAGAAAAAAATAAGACTGGAGAATCCTTTAAGGTAGGAATTTTTTCCATAATATCCAAAGTTTATGAATACTACTCTGCTTATGGAGAAAAAGAAGATATTTTACAGAATTTTAAATAAAGTGGTTTTGTAAAACTCTTTGGATAGGTTACAACTTCTATTAAGAATATTATAAAAATACATAGAAATATAAAAATAATATTATCAAAGCACTTAGAGAGAACAGATAAAAAAAAGAAGCCATAAAAAAATCAGTCTGAAAGATAATTTTATGGTTAATATAATTTTAGGGATTACTACAATGATTTTTATTTTACAAGAATTTAAATAAAAAGAATATATTTATTTAAAAAGGATATTTTATGTTATAATGTAATAAATAAAGTTGTTTTAGTTATAAAAAATTATTTAAAAATTAATATATATGGAAATGAAAAATACTGAACTTATGGAAAAAGTAAAAGTGAGTAAAAGCACATTTTATAAAATAAAAAATAGACAAAATGTTACTACGGATGTTTTACTTAGGATTTGTAATACTTTAGACTGTAATATTGAAGATATTATAGAAATTAATGACATTAAGGAGGTCAAATAATTATGAAAAGAATTTTTATTAGTTTTGCAATTGAAGATGAACGGTTAAGAGATTTTTTAAAAGGACAAGCGAAAAATGAAAATAGCCCATTTGAATTTGTGGATATGTCAGTTAAAAAACCGTGGGATTCACAGTGGAAAACAAATTGCAGAACAAGAATAAAAGGTTGTGACGGTGTGATATCAATAGTTACAAAGAATACCAAAAATGCAGATGGACAAATTTGGGAAATGAAGTGTGCAAAAGATGAAAATATTCCAATAGTTGGAATATACGGAAATGATAGTCACTCTGGAGTTGCTATTCCAAGTGAATGCGGATATATTAGATTGATGGACTGGAAATGGTCTAATATTTCAAATTGGATTAAAAGTATATAGGCTGATTAGGAGGGGAAAATATGGTGAACAATAAAGCTTTAGTTGTTGGCATAAATGATTATCCTAGTTGTCCATTATCATGCTGTATAAACGATGCTGAAGAAGTGGGCAAGATTCTTTCAATGAATGGAGATGGAAGCCCAAATTTTGATGTAAAATTTGCACTTGATGTTAGAACAAAGGCAGAATTATATGATGGCTTGAATTCGTTGTTTAATGAAGGCGAGGCGGATATAGCCTTGTTTTATTTTTCAGGACATGGGACGGGTTTAATTAATGGGAAGTTAGTCACACCTGACTTTACTGGTATGGATGCTGGCATTTCTATGGGCGAAATTTTATCAATGGCAAACAAGTCTAAAAGTAAAAATAAAATTATTATTTTAGACTGCTGTTTTTCAGGAAAATTTGGTGAAAATGGTGTTACAAATTCTAGTGAATCTGTTTTATCGAATGGAGTTACTATAATAACAGCAAGTAATAGTGATGAATATTCTATGGAAGTATCGGGGGATGATGGTATACCCGGCCACGGAGTTTTTACTGAACTATTGATACAGGGGTTAAAAGGCGGAGCGGCAGATGTAGGTGGTAATATTACTCCTGCAAGCTTATATTCATTTGTCGATCAATCGTTGGGAGCCTGGGAACAAAGACCTCTTTTTAAAACAAATATCTCTAGGTTCCTTCCCATTAGAAAAATAAAGCCTAAAGTTCCTATTGAAGTGTTAAGGAAGTTGAGTGATTATTTTCAAAATCCTGATAGTGAATATTCTTTAGATCCGTCTTTTGAATTCACTAATACTCCAGAGTATAAGATTGAAATTAGAGAACCATATGCAAACGATGTAAATGTTAGTAAGTTTAAAGAATTACAACTATATGAGAGTGTTGGTTTAATTGAACCAGTCGATGAGGAACATATGTATTTTGCAGCAATAAATAGTAAGTCATGCAGGTTGACTCCTCTAGGGTTGCATTATTGGAAACTATCAAAATATAAAAGATTTTGAGAGGAATATATATGATTTTAACAAAAGATTTTTTAATAAGAGAATCTGCAAAAAGAGACATTAGCAATGCATCGGAAACTAGGATTTTAAATGAAAATCATGCGGTTTTTTCAAAAAAAGAGTTATATGACTTGTTTATATCACATAGTTTTTTAGATAAAAAACTCATAT
Coding sequences within it:
- a CDS encoding TIR domain-containing protein, which codes for MKRIFISFAIEDERLRDFLKGQAKNENSPFEFVDMSVKKPWDSQWKTNCRTRIKGCDGVISIVTKNTKNADGQIWEMKCAKDENIPIVGIYGNDSHSGVAIPSECGYIRLMDWKWSNISNWIKSI
- a CDS encoding caspase family protein, which translates into the protein MVNNKALVVGINDYPSCPLSCCINDAEEVGKILSMNGDGSPNFDVKFALDVRTKAELYDGLNSLFNEGEADIALFYFSGHGTGLINGKLVTPDFTGMDAGISMGEILSMANKSKSKNKIIILDCCFSGKFGENGVTNSSESVLSNGVTIITASNSDEYSMEVSGDDGIPGHGVFTELLIQGLKGGAADVGGNITPASLYSFVDQSLGAWEQRPLFKTNISRFLPIRKIKPKVPIEVLRKLSDYFQNPDSEYSLDPSFEFTNTPEYKIEIREPYANDVNVSKFKELQLYESVGLIEPVDEEHMYFAAINSKSCRLTPLGLHYWKLSKYKRF
- the rlmD gene encoding 23S rRNA (uracil(1939)-C(5))-methyltransferase RlmD — encoded protein: MSIQLIPEKIVYGGYALAKYDNEVYLIENALPGELIEIEVYNKKKSVNFSKVTKIIEPSKDRVKSVCPHFNKCGGCDLLNYRYEKQIEQKENILKEQLRRIGHLNIETEKFEKSFNNLNYRNKMEFTFSKDENNNIVLGLNEKKSHKIINIEKCYIAPDYFNTIRNTVKEVVKELDIPIYDPKKRKGVLKHLVIKKSSKTNKLMIIIVTHTETLPKSKELKHLLLQKLNFDSLIHVMNSSDKVTLRGPYKTLFGEGILKENFDEFEYQIPPTSFFQINYDITEKILQYILEYIKTKNTSKDTLLDLYCGVGLFSLFYSPLFKHVTGVEYSKNSIKAAKSNLNINSIKNINFIAEDSLQYINQSIEKQKTFDYIIIDPPRSGLGVKASEKMSKITKKTLIYISCDPSTLSRDLNILSQNGFKVDSIKGFDMFPNTHHIETCVLLSRKN
- a CDS encoding MBL fold metallo-hydrolase, yielding MKIESYETGPIGTNAYIIDEKIIIDPGYGISNYINKEKEYDVWLTHAHFDHIKGIKEIKVKNLYLHPKDYELLKDPEKNLSIYTNEPFTIDIPYKDISNITRFIHTPGHTPGSIIIILENNLFTGDTIFSDSIGRTDFPGSSYEDMEKSLIKVKEFLQKNKNIKNIYPGHMNKTTRELILETNPYLY